One segment of Streptomyces sp. TG1A-8 DNA contains the following:
- a CDS encoding type 2 lanthipeptide synthetase LanM family protein — protein sequence MTEPAALPTPRSAHLPPAWWAPALTLAERVAAPGRPAASPAAALSGRAPWAAGDTVGFAARLAHLGLDESAVAALAGEAPGHLAARTGTPRWAGYVEQAVDLAAHDARLPLPGGATGPEVFAPVVAPLAAPASTALDRRLEPLPAAERHVLRTSFERWLLDRLARLAGRTLVRELDRARRAGRLAGAGPRERFAAFCAATGAPDGLRTLFTAYPVLARMLGQTALDAADAVAELGLRLLADRADLTAVLFGGRDPGPLARIELGCGDAHRGGRSVAVLGFADGSRAVYKPRSLEHHALLDDLTAWLAGRVPGLELRTPRTVRRDDHGWLEFIEHRWCGTVTEADAFYRRQGALLALLYAVDGADMHYENVIACAGQPVLVDAETLLHTGLPQATTAGADPAADALQASVHRTCLLPHLLIGEHGALDISALGRAEEGTYPSEGLRWEDTGLDTMRVTRGPVTSPAAQNQPLPGGPRLAGADHRAALLEGFRTAYAAVRAHGGELAADDGPLALRADSPARLIVRSTRLYATLLEESTHPALLGDALARDAVFAVLWTESVHDPARQRLVEHETADLWRGDVPLFAHRPSGTGVRTADGTWLPGLLPVPALTAVRAKIARMDEVDCHDQEWIVSATLAARDAGSPLRRPRSALLPACPPAVAAEPSRLLAAACGIADEIAARTVRSGGRANWLGLERLPGGHWSVLPMGAGLAQGYSGVALFLAQAGLLAGAERYTVLAREAVRPLPTLLKTLAADPELCATVGPGAYDGLGGILYCLVRLSVVLDPELAESLPDALTALGHAVAACADPGLAGGAAGALAAAVAAHAGGAYQALDLADAVADGLAPAVARGGGTAGFAEGDAGIGWALSRHADQRADGDGHAAVATSLLRSSLTAAGDAPLDASWTTGLPGIAAAAAHLPGAEGLSGRLSALCDDADLSPGHGVFGALEALSVLADRGDATASAALARHTGRVLATVEAREHRCATPDQVPSPGLLTGLAGIGYGLLRLGFPTLVPSALLLGHCRTGPLPAR from the coding sequence GTGACCGAACCAGCCGCCCTTCCGACCCCCCGGAGCGCGCACCTGCCGCCCGCCTGGTGGGCCCCCGCGCTCACCCTGGCCGAGCGGGTGGCCGCCCCCGGGCGTCCCGCGGCGTCACCCGCGGCCGCCCTGTCCGGCCGGGCTCCCTGGGCCGCCGGGGACACGGTGGGCTTCGCCGCCCGGCTGGCACACCTGGGCCTGGACGAATCCGCCGTGGCGGCCCTCGCCGGCGAGGCACCCGGGCACCTGGCCGCCCGCACCGGCACGCCGCGCTGGGCCGGGTACGTGGAACAGGCCGTGGACCTGGCGGCGCACGACGCCCGGCTGCCGCTGCCGGGCGGGGCCACCGGGCCCGAGGTGTTCGCACCGGTCGTGGCGCCGCTGGCGGCACCCGCCTCGACGGCCCTGGACCGGCGCCTGGAGCCGCTGCCGGCGGCCGAACGCCACGTGCTGCGGACCTCGTTCGAGCGGTGGCTGCTGGACCGGCTGGCCCGGCTGGCGGGACGCACGCTGGTCCGCGAACTCGACCGCGCCCGGCGCGCCGGGCGGCTCGCCGGGGCCGGACCGCGCGAGCGGTTCGCCGCGTTCTGCGCCGCGACCGGCGCTCCGGACGGACTGCGCACGCTGTTCACCGCCTACCCGGTGCTGGCCCGGATGCTCGGCCAGACGGCCCTGGACGCGGCCGACGCCGTGGCCGAACTGGGCCTGCGCCTGCTCGCCGACCGCGCCGACCTGACGGCCGTCCTGTTCGGGGGGCGCGACCCCGGTCCGCTCGCCCGGATCGAGCTGGGCTGCGGCGACGCCCACCGCGGCGGCCGGTCGGTGGCGGTGCTGGGCTTCGCCGACGGCTCCCGGGCGGTGTACAAGCCGCGTTCGCTGGAGCACCACGCGCTCCTGGACGACCTGACCGCCTGGCTCGCCGGCCGGGTCCCCGGTCTGGAGCTGCGCACCCCCCGCACGGTGCGGCGGGACGACCACGGCTGGCTCGAGTTCATCGAGCACCGCTGGTGCGGCACGGTGACCGAGGCGGACGCCTTCTACCGCCGCCAGGGCGCGCTGCTGGCACTGCTGTACGCGGTGGACGGTGCCGACATGCACTACGAGAACGTCATCGCGTGCGCCGGCCAGCCGGTGCTGGTGGACGCCGAGACCCTGCTGCACACCGGGCTCCCGCAGGCCACCACGGCCGGCGCCGATCCGGCGGCGGACGCCCTGCAGGCGTCGGTGCACCGTACGTGCCTGCTGCCGCACCTGCTGATCGGCGAGCACGGCGCGCTGGACATCTCCGCGCTGGGCCGCGCCGAGGAGGGCACCTACCCGAGCGAGGGCCTGCGCTGGGAGGACACCGGCCTGGACACCATGCGGGTGACGCGCGGCCCCGTCACCAGCCCGGCCGCGCAGAACCAGCCGCTGCCCGGCGGGCCCCGCCTCGCGGGGGCCGACCACCGCGCGGCGCTGCTGGAGGGGTTCCGCACCGCGTACGCGGCGGTCCGCGCGCACGGCGGTGAACTGGCCGCGGACGACGGTCCGCTGGCGCTGCGCGCGGACAGCCCGGCCCGGCTGATCGTCCGGTCCACCCGGCTGTACGCGACCCTGCTGGAGGAGTCCACGCACCCGGCGCTGCTCGGTGACGCGCTGGCCCGGGACGCGGTGTTCGCGGTGCTGTGGACCGAGTCGGTGCACGACCCGGCGCGCCAGCGGCTCGTCGAGCACGAGACCGCCGACCTGTGGCGCGGGGACGTCCCCCTCTTCGCCCATCGGCCGTCCGGTACAGGGGTCCGGACGGCCGACGGGACCTGGTTGCCCGGCCTGTTGCCGGTGCCGGCCCTGACCGCGGTGCGCGCGAAGATCGCCCGCATGGACGAGGTGGACTGCCACGACCAGGAGTGGATCGTGTCGGCCACGCTCGCCGCGCGGGACGCGGGCTCCCCGCTGCGGCGGCCCCGCTCCGCGCTGCTGCCGGCGTGCCCGCCGGCCGTGGCGGCGGAACCGTCGCGCCTGCTGGCCGCGGCCTGCGGGATCGCCGACGAGATCGCCGCCCGTACCGTGCGCTCCGGCGGCCGGGCCAATTGGCTCGGTCTGGAACGCCTGCCGGGCGGGCACTGGTCGGTGCTGCCGATGGGTGCCGGGCTGGCCCAGGGCTACAGCGGGGTGGCGCTCTTCCTGGCCCAGGCCGGCCTGCTCGCGGGCGCCGAGCGGTACACGGTACTGGCCCGCGAGGCGGTGCGGCCGCTGCCGACCCTGCTGAAGACGCTGGCCGCCGACCCCGAGCTGTGCGCGACGGTCGGGCCGGGCGCGTACGACGGGCTGGGCGGCATCCTGTACTGCCTGGTCCGCCTGTCGGTCGTGCTGGACCCCGAGCTGGCGGAGTCGCTGCCGGACGCGCTCACCGCGCTGGGACACGCCGTCGCGGCCTGCGCGGACCCCGGGCTCGCCGGTGGTGCGGCCGGGGCGCTGGCCGCGGCCGTCGCGGCCCACGCCGGCGGCGCGTACCAGGCACTGGACCTGGCCGACGCGGTGGCGGACGGCCTGGCTCCCGCCGTCGCGCGGGGCGGCGGCACCGCCGGGTTCGCCGAGGGCGACGCGGGCATCGGCTGGGCCCTGTCGCGCCACGCGGACCAGCGGGCGGACGGCGACGGGCACGCGGCGGTCGCGACCAGCCTGCTGCGCTCGTCCCTCACCGCGGCCGGTGACGCCCCGCTCGACGCCTCCTGGACCACCGGACTGCCCGGGATCGCCGCCGCCGCGGCGCACCTGCCGGGTGCGGAGGGCCTCTCCGGCCGGCTGTCCGCCCTGTGCGACGACGCCGACCTCAGCCCGGGCCACGGCGTGTTCGGCGCCCTGGAGGCCCTGTCGGTGCTCGCCGACCGCGGTGACGCGACGGCGTCCGCCGCGCTGGCGCGCCACACGGGCCGGGTGCTCGCGACCGTCGAGGCGCGGGAACACCGCTGCGCCACCCCGGACCAGGTGCCCTCCCCCGGGCTGCTGACCGGCCTGGCCGGCATCGGCTACGGACTGCTCCGCCTCGGCTTCCCCACCCTCGTCCCGTCCGCGCTCCTGCTCGGGCACTGCCGCACCGGCCCGCTCCCCGCGCGCTGA
- a CDS encoding peptidase E yields the protein MPASQPTVLATSGGHRADPRSRVLFDSLVHHAVDLSGVHGRRPRILYLGTAVGDAEHVTARMHEAARVAGFDLTPLHLFPMPNVEDVEGTLLAHDVVWVMGGSVANLLAVWRVHGLDGALRRAWRAGVVLSGVSAGSICWFRGGATDSFGPDLRPVTNALGFLPYGNGVHYDSDPGRRPLIHRLVADGTLPTAHCTDDGVGLVYHGTRLVEAVTEAAGKGAYVVTREGDRAVEERLEPRLLPAAGN from the coding sequence ATGCCCGCTTCGCAGCCGACCGTCCTGGCCACCTCCGGAGGGCATCGTGCCGATCCGCGCTCCCGGGTGCTGTTCGACTCCCTGGTCCACCACGCGGTTGACCTCTCCGGCGTGCACGGCCGGCGCCCCCGCATCCTGTACCTCGGAACGGCGGTCGGGGACGCCGAGCACGTCACGGCGCGGATGCACGAGGCGGCCCGGGTGGCGGGCTTCGACCTGACGCCGCTGCACCTGTTCCCCATGCCGAACGTCGAGGACGTGGAGGGCACGCTCCTCGCGCACGACGTGGTGTGGGTGATGGGCGGCTCGGTGGCCAACCTGCTGGCGGTGTGGCGGGTGCACGGCCTGGACGGCGCGCTGCGCCGCGCCTGGCGGGCGGGCGTGGTGCTGAGCGGGGTGAGCGCCGGGTCGATCTGCTGGTTCCGCGGCGGCGCGACCGACTCCTTCGGACCGGACCTGCGCCCGGTCACGAACGCCCTGGGCTTCCTGCCGTACGGCAACGGGGTGCACTACGACTCCGACCCGGGCCGCCGCCCGCTGATCCACCGGCTGGTCGCGGACGGCACCCTGCCGACGGCGCACTGCACGGACGACGGGGTCGGCCTCGTCTACCACGGCACCCGGCTGGTGGAGGCCGTCACGGAGGCGGCGGGCAAAGGCGCGTACGTGGTGACGCGCGAGGGCGACCGGGCCGTGGAGGAACGTCTGGAGCCGCGCCTGCTGCCCGCCGCCGGGAACTGA
- a CDS encoding helix-turn-helix domain-containing protein, with protein MGTSLGIDSVARSVYLAMVDRPGAGVAELAEQLGETEDWVRDGLERLSALLLVVPADGATGWRPVDPEVGLAAMLARQQAELARHRLQVEDSRLEVTRLLSEHGRGSRSGVPGVEWLAGPDAVWRRVADLAESCAQEWLTVGPTERLGTPAVEAGRPVDEILHRRGTPTRTIVLESVRNDPGTMGRLRWRGEHAGAVRTLPSLPVWMILSDRTHAVVPVTGAASVIGAMVCGVESVTEAFAALFARLWKEAQPLTDARPRTRGSLSLQEQHVLRLWAQGLTDAAAARRMDVSLRTVRRLSEKLTDRFGAQSRFQLGALAIAQGGIRVEDMV; from the coding sequence ATGGGGACCTCTCTGGGGATCGACTCCGTCGCTCGGAGCGTGTACCTCGCCATGGTCGACCGGCCCGGTGCCGGCGTGGCCGAGCTGGCGGAACAACTGGGGGAGACCGAGGACTGGGTCCGGGACGGGCTGGAGCGGCTGTCCGCCCTCCTGCTCGTGGTCCCCGCGGACGGCGCCACCGGTTGGCGGCCGGTCGACCCGGAGGTCGGCCTGGCGGCGATGCTCGCCCGGCAGCAGGCCGAACTGGCCCGCCACCGGCTCCAGGTCGAGGACAGCAGGCTGGAGGTGACGCGGCTGCTGTCGGAGCACGGCCGCGGCAGCCGGTCGGGCGTGCCCGGTGTCGAGTGGCTGGCGGGCCCGGACGCCGTGTGGCGGCGCGTCGCCGACCTGGCCGAGAGCTGCGCGCAGGAGTGGCTGACCGTCGGGCCGACCGAGCGGCTCGGCACACCGGCCGTCGAGGCCGGCCGGCCGGTGGACGAGATCCTGCACAGGCGCGGCACGCCCACGCGCACCATCGTGCTGGAGAGCGTCCGCAACGACCCCGGGACGATGGGGCGCCTGCGGTGGCGGGGCGAGCACGCCGGCGCGGTGCGCACGCTGCCGTCGCTGCCGGTGTGGATGATCCTGTCCGACCGCACGCACGCCGTGGTGCCCGTGACCGGTGCCGCTTCCGTCATCGGCGCCATGGTGTGCGGCGTCGAGTCGGTCACCGAGGCCTTCGCGGCGCTGTTCGCCCGACTGTGGAAGGAGGCCCAGCCGCTGACCGACGCGCGGCCCCGCACCCGCGGCAGCCTCTCGCTGCAGGAGCAGCACGTCCTGCGGCTCTGGGCGCAGGGCCTGACGGACGCCGCCGCGGCCCGCCGCATGGACGTCTCGCTGCGCACGGTGCGCCGGCTCTCCGAGAAGCTGACCGACCGGTTCGGCGCGCAGAGCCGTTTCCAGCTCGGCGCCCTGGCCATCGCCCAGGGCGGCATCCGCGTCGAGGACATGGTCTGA
- a CDS encoding non-ribosomal peptide synthetase, whose amino-acid sequence MPEAFGAALTALTARHEILRTRFVADGTGRPVQVVDAPREVAVEVHDARCSGADAARGILREAAGRPFDLASGPLLRAVAVRTADAEWLVLVAVHHIVSDGWSEGVLARELRELYGAAVEGRPAALAPLDVQYADFAVWQRGALDGPALDGQAAYWRERLAGVQPLELPADHRRPAERSGRGGTVALGVPADVVDAVRRTAAGRGASLFMSLLAVFQLLMAKYSGQEDIAVGSPVAGRTRAETEDLIGFFVNTLVMRTDLSGDPTFGELLDRVKDTALGAYDHQDLPFERLVEELAPDRDLSRTPLFQTMFVLQNTPDGNAWGLPGLVVEPFAVRAEEAKFDLTLFLTERPDGSLDGSLVFALDLFEPATAERLAGHFTTLLRAAATGRERRLSELEVLSGAERRRVLTEWSGTASATGAGGTTVHRLVEQCAAARPGTAAVLTDTGELTYRELNARANRLARHLRSHGAGPGRVVAVCLERGPDQITALLAVLKSGAAYVPLDPEHPADRLAFMLADTGAVLVVTDSARTGRLPGAPARFLTDRDWPRLADLPAHDPEPAAAPDDLAYVIYTSGSTGRPKGVEIEHRSLANLVRWTVESFAVAPGRRVALLAGVGFDAAAWELWPALAAGATVCVPDDTVRLTPALLQRWLTGKRVRGTFVSTPVLEALAALDWSEPTTLEYVLTGGDALHLPAGLRLPFRVVNNYGPTESTVVTTSAEVVPGVPVPPIGRPVRNTVVYVVDRHDRPVPTGVPGELLVGGAGLARGYRGLPRQTAERFVTLDLDGTPRRVYRTGDRVRWLPDGRLEFLGRLDDQVKLRGHRIEPGEIEAVLLDGPEVAAATVVVREDAPGDKRLVAYVVPAGGTGPAEEGLRARLRRELPDYMVPSAFVVLERLPLTPNGKVDRRALPAPEPRTGGAGGAAPRTPAERAVAAAWSEVLGTEVTGVDDDFFALGGHSLLATQVTSRLRAELGVEVPVRALFASPTVGALAAVVEELDTGGAQRIAPADRAGGPLPLSFAQQRLWFLDQLEPGRAEYVVPFALRVGGALDTAALDAALTAVVARHEALRTRFVADDGGRPGQVVDPPAPVRAAVHDLRHLAGPEERLLAARELVEAEAGRPFDLASGPLLRASLVRLADEEAHLLLAVHHVVCDGWSQGVMARELREGYRAAVSGAAARLPQLPVQYADFSVWQRERLTGDELERQLAYWRERLAGVEPLELPTDRHRPAGRPGGGDSVEFAVPAEVAARLRAAATARGASLYMVLLAVYQVLLAKYSRQDDIAVGSPIAGRNRAETEDLIGFFVNTLVMRTDLSGDPAFTELLDRVKDTALGAYDHQDLPFERLVEELAPDRDSSRNPLFQTVFTLQNTPDDHAWNLPGLEVEPFTVTLPDAKFDLSLMMSEDAGGDLRGTLEYRTDLFERETVVRLADHLGSLLDAVAGAPGARLSELCLLTPAERRRIVAEWNDTARDYPDTATLHGLFEGWAARQPDTVAVEGPQGALTYGELNARANRIAHHLRTRYGVRPDMPVTVCLERGPDLVAAELGVLKAGAAYVPLDPQYPVERLAYMVRDTQTPVVLTHGAHADRLPSGVPLLLLDRDGDLLAGEPAADPEPAAAAHHLAYLIYTSGSTGRPKGVQVEHRGLVNLIHWTAAEYGLEPGQRIGLLAGIGFDAAAWELWLGLTRGATCCTTTENVRLAPHLLRDWLQEQRVHAAFLSTPMLESLAALAWGPDSTLDYVLTGGDRLRMPPRARLPFRVVNNYGPTETTVIVTSTVAEPGDTVPPIGRPVANTLVFVVDQHGRPVPVGVPGELLVGGVQVARGYRGRPELTEERFTVFEAEGVRSRVYRTGDLVKWRPDGQLDFLRRIDNQVKIRGNRIELGEIEANLLTHPGIGEVSVVVREDVPGDKRLVAYLVAAGPGAPSTTELRAHLGRHLPDYMIPAAFVVLERLPLTANGKVDRAALPLPDSRRPDLETAYTAPRNTVERAVVCVWADLLGIERIGVHDNFFQLGGHSLLATQVASRLRKALRVDVPVRTVFDSPTPAELAQSIADLMMAAITAQFAPAG is encoded by the coding sequence CCCCGCTGGACGTGCAGTACGCGGACTTCGCGGTCTGGCAGCGCGGGGCACTGGACGGGCCGGCGCTGGACGGGCAGGCGGCGTACTGGCGGGAGCGGCTCGCCGGGGTGCAGCCACTGGAGCTGCCGGCCGACCACCGCCGGCCGGCCGAGCGCTCGGGCCGGGGCGGCACGGTCGCCCTCGGCGTGCCCGCCGACGTGGTCGACGCGGTGCGGCGGACGGCGGCGGGGCGCGGGGCGAGCCTGTTCATGTCGTTGCTGGCCGTGTTCCAGCTGCTGATGGCCAAGTACAGCGGGCAGGAGGACATCGCGGTCGGCAGCCCGGTCGCGGGCCGCACCCGTGCCGAGACCGAGGACCTGATCGGTTTCTTCGTCAACACCCTGGTGATGCGCACCGACCTGTCCGGCGATCCGACCTTCGGGGAGCTGCTGGACCGGGTGAAGGACACCGCGCTGGGCGCCTACGACCACCAGGACCTGCCCTTCGAGCGGCTCGTCGAGGAACTGGCCCCGGACCGGGACCTGTCGCGCACTCCGCTGTTCCAGACCATGTTCGTGCTGCAGAACACGCCCGACGGGAACGCCTGGGGCCTGCCGGGCCTGGTGGTGGAGCCGTTCGCGGTGCGGGCGGAGGAGGCGAAGTTCGACCTGACGCTGTTCCTCACCGAGCGGCCCGACGGCTCGCTGGACGGCAGCCTGGTGTTCGCCCTGGACCTGTTCGAACCGGCCACGGCGGAGCGGCTGGCCGGGCACTTCACCACCCTGCTGCGCGCCGCGGCCACCGGCCGGGAGCGGCGGCTGTCCGAACTGGAGGTGCTGAGCGGTGCCGAGCGGCGGCGGGTGCTGACCGAGTGGAGCGGGACGGCGTCCGCGACGGGGGCCGGGGGGACGACCGTCCACCGGCTCGTCGAGCAGTGCGCCGCCGCCCGGCCCGGGACGGCCGCGGTGCTCACGGACACCGGGGAGCTGACCTACCGCGAGCTGAACGCGCGGGCCAACCGGCTCGCCCGGCACCTGCGGTCGCACGGCGCCGGTCCCGGCCGGGTGGTCGCCGTCTGCCTGGAGCGCGGGCCCGACCAGATCACCGCCCTGCTCGCGGTCCTGAAGTCCGGCGCCGCCTACGTGCCGCTGGACCCCGAGCACCCGGCCGACCGGCTCGCCTTCATGCTCGCGGACACCGGGGCCGTGCTGGTGGTCACCGACAGCGCGCGCACCGGGCGGCTGCCCGGGGCGCCCGCCCGGTTCCTCACCGACCGGGACTGGCCGCGCCTGGCGGACCTGCCGGCGCACGACCCGGAGCCCGCCGCGGCCCCGGACGACCTGGCCTACGTCATCTACACCAGCGGATCCACCGGGCGCCCCAAGGGCGTGGAGATCGAGCACCGCAGCCTGGCGAACCTGGTGCGGTGGACGGTCGAGAGCTTCGCCGTGGCACCCGGCCGGCGGGTCGCGCTGCTCGCCGGTGTCGGGTTCGACGCGGCCGCGTGGGAGCTGTGGCCCGCGCTGGCCGCGGGCGCCACCGTGTGCGTGCCCGACGACACGGTGCGGCTGACCCCGGCGCTGCTCCAGCGCTGGCTGACCGGGAAGCGGGTGCGGGGCACGTTCGTGTCGACACCGGTGCTGGAGGCGCTGGCCGCGCTGGACTGGTCGGAGCCGACCACGCTGGAGTACGTGCTGACCGGCGGGGACGCGCTGCACCTGCCGGCCGGGCTGCGGCTGCCCTTCCGCGTCGTCAACAACTACGGGCCGACCGAGTCCACGGTGGTCACCACCTCCGCCGAGGTCGTCCCGGGCGTCCCGGTGCCGCCCATCGGCCGCCCGGTGCGCAACACCGTCGTGTACGTCGTCGACCGGCACGACCGGCCGGTGCCGACCGGCGTGCCGGGCGAGCTCCTCGTCGGCGGCGCGGGGCTGGCCCGCGGCTACCGGGGGCTGCCCCGGCAGACGGCGGAGCGCTTCGTCACCCTCGACCTCGACGGCACCCCCCGCCGGGTCTACCGCACCGGCGACCGCGTGCGCTGGCTGCCCGACGGCCGGCTGGAGTTCCTCGGGCGGCTGGACGACCAGGTCAAGCTGCGCGGCCACCGCATCGAGCCGGGCGAGATCGAGGCGGTGCTGCTGGACGGCCCCGAGGTGGCCGCCGCCACCGTGGTCGTCCGCGAGGACGCCCCGGGCGACAAGCGGCTGGTGGCGTACGTGGTCCCGGCCGGCGGCACCGGCCCGGCCGAGGAGGGCCTGCGCGCCCGTCTGCGCCGTGAACTGCCCGACTACATGGTGCCGTCCGCGTTCGTGGTGCTGGAGCGGCTGCCGCTGACGCCGAACGGCAAGGTGGACCGGCGCGCCCTGCCCGCACCGGAGCCCCGCACCGGCGGCGCCGGCGGCGCGGCACCGCGCACGCCGGCCGAGCGGGCGGTGGCGGCGGCCTGGTCCGAGGTGCTGGGCACGGAGGTCACCGGGGTCGACGACGACTTCTTCGCGCTGGGCGGCCACTCGCTGCTGGCCACCCAGGTGACCTCACGGCTGCGGGCGGAGCTGGGCGTGGAGGTTCCGGTGCGGGCCCTGTTCGCCTCGCCGACCGTGGGCGCGCTGGCGGCCGTCGTGGAGGAGCTGGACACCGGCGGTGCGCAGCGCATCGCTCCCGCCGACCGCGCGGGCGGTCCGCTCCCGTTGAGCTTCGCCCAGCAGCGGCTGTGGTTCCTGGACCAGCTGGAGCCGGGCCGGGCCGAGTACGTCGTGCCGTTCGCGCTGCGCGTCGGCGGCGCACTCGACACGGCGGCCCTGGACGCGGCCCTGACCGCGGTGGTCGCCCGGCACGAAGCCCTGCGGACCCGGTTCGTCGCCGACGACGGCGGCCGGCCGGGACAGGTGGTCGACCCGCCGGCACCGGTCCGGGCGGCGGTCCACGACCTGCGGCACCTCGCCGGTCCGGAGGAACGGCTGCTGGCCGCGAGGGAGTTGGTGGAGGCCGAGGCGGGCCGGCCCTTCGACCTCGCGTCGGGCCCGCTGCTGCGCGCGAGCCTGGTGCGGCTGGCCGACGAGGAGGCCCACCTGCTCCTGGCGGTCCACCACGTCGTCTGCGACGGCTGGTCGCAGGGGGTCATGGCGCGCGAGCTGCGCGAGGGCTACCGGGCGGCGGTGTCGGGTGCCGCGGCGCGGCTGCCGCAGCTGCCGGTGCAGTACGCGGACTTCTCCGTGTGGCAGCGGGAGCGGCTGACCGGTGACGAGCTGGAACGGCAGCTGGCGTACTGGCGGGAGCGGCTCGCCGGGGTGGAGCCGCTGGAGCTGCCGACCGACCGGCACCGGCCGGCGGGCCGGCCCGGGGGCGGTGACAGCGTGGAGTTCGCGGTGCCGGCCGAGGTGGCCGCGCGGCTGCGGGCGGCGGCCACGGCCCGGGGCGCCAGCCTGTACATGGTGCTGCTGGCGGTGTACCAGGTGCTGCTGGCCAAGTACAGCCGGCAGGACGACATCGCCGTCGGCAGCCCGATCGCGGGCCGCAACCGCGCCGAGACCGAGGACCTGATCGGCTTCTTCGTCAACACCCTCGTCATGCGCACCGACCTGTCCGGCGACCCGGCCTTCACCGAGCTCCTCGACCGCGTCAAGGACACCGCGCTGGGCGCCTACGACCACCAGGACCTGCCCTTCGAACGGCTCGTCGAGGAGCTCGCCCCCGACCGCGACTCCTCCCGCAACCCGCTGTTCCAGACCGTGTTCACGCTGCAGAACACGCCCGACGACCACGCCTGGAACCTGCCGGGCCTGGAGGTGGAGCCGTTCACGGTCACGCTGCCGGACGCCAAGTTCGACCTCAGCCTGATGATGTCCGAGGACGCCGGCGGCGACCTGCGCGGCACGCTGGAGTACCGTACGGACCTCTTCGAGCGGGAGACGGTCGTCCGGCTGGCCGATCACCTGGGCAGCCTGCTGGACGCGGTCGCCGGTGCTCCCGGGGCGCGGCTGTCGGAGCTGTGCCTGCTCACGCCGGCCGAGCGGCGGCGGATCGTGGCCGAGTGGAACGACACGGCGCGCGACTACCCGGACACCGCCACCCTGCACGGACTGTTCGAGGGGTGGGCGGCGCGGCAGCCGGACACCGTCGCCGTCGAGGGCCCCCAGGGCGCGCTGACCTACGGCGAGCTGAACGCGCGCGCCAACCGGATCGCCCACCACCTGCGGACCCGGTACGGGGTGCGGCCCGACATGCCGGTGACGGTGTGCCTGGAACGCGGGCCCGACCTGGTGGCGGCCGAGCTGGGCGTGCTGAAGGCGGGAGCGGCGTACGTGCCGCTGGACCCGCAGTACCCCGTCGAGCGGCTGGCGTACATGGTGCGGGACACGCAGACCCCGGTGGTCCTGACCCACGGCGCGCACGCGGACCGGCTGCCGTCCGGCGTGCCGCTGCTGCTGCTCGACCGGGACGGGGACCTGCTGGCCGGCGAACCGGCCGCCGACCCGGAGCCGGCCGCCGCCGCACACCACCTGGCCTACCTGATCTACACCAGTGGCTCCACCGGCCGCCCCAAGGGCGTCCAGGTCGAGCACCGCGGTCTGGTCAACCTGATCCACTGGACGGCGGCCGAGTACGGGCTGGAGCCGGGTCAGCGGATCGGTCTGCTCGCCGGGATCGGGTTCGACGCGGCGGCGTGGGAGTTGTGGCTGGGCCTCACCCGCGGCGCCACGTGCTGCACCACCACCGAGAACGTCCGGCTCGCCCCGCACCTGCTGCGGGACTGGCTCCAGGAGCAGCGCGTCCACGCCGCGTTCCTGTCCACGCCGATGCTGGAGTCCCTGGCCGCGCTCGCCTGGGGCCCGGACAGCACCCTGGACTACGTGCTGACCGGCGGTGACCGGCTGCGGATGCCGCCGCGGGCACGGCTGCCCTTCCGGGTGGTCAACAACTACGGGCCCACCGAGACCACGGTCATCGTCACCTCCACGGTGGCCGAGCCCGGGGACACCGTCCCGCCGATCGGCCGGCCGGTCGCCAACACCCTGGTGTTCGTGGTGGACCAGCACGGCCGTCCGGTGCCGGTCGGGGTGCCCGGTGAACTCCTCGTCGGGGGCGTGCAGGTGGCCCGCGGCTACCGGGGGCGGCCCGAGCTGACCGAGGAGCGGTTCACGGTGTTCGAGGCCGAGGGCGTGCGCAGCCGGGTCTACCGCACCGGCGACCTCGTCAAGTGGCGGCCGGACGGGCAGCTGGACTTCCTGCGGCGCATCGACAACCAGGTGAAGATCCGCGGCAACCGCATCGAGCTGGGCGAGATCGAGGCCAACCTGCTCACCCACCCGGGGATCGGCGAGGTCAGCGTGGTCGTGCGCGAGGACGTGCCCGGCGACAAGCGGCTGGTGGCCTACCTGGTGGCCGCCGGCCCCGGCGCGCCGAGCACGACGGAGCTGCGCGCGCACCTGGGACGGCACCTGCCCGACTACATGATCCCGGCGGCGTTCGTGGTGCTGGAGCGGCTGCCGCTGACCGCCAACGGCAAGGTGGACCGGGCGGCGCTGCCGCTCCCGGACAGCCGGCGGCCGGACCTGGAGACGGCGTACACGGCTCCGCGCAACACCGTCGAACGCGCCGTCGTCTGCGTCTGGGCGGATCTGCTGGGCATCGAGCGCATCGGCGTCCACGACAACTTCTTCCAGCTGGGCGGGCATTCGCTGCTCGCCACGCAGGTCGCGTCGCGGCTGCGGAAGGCGTTGCGGGTCGACGTCCCGGTGCGGACCGTGTTCGACTCCCCCACCCCCGCGGAGCTGGCCCAGAGCATCGCGGACCTGATGATGGCGGCGATCACGGCGCAGTTCGCGCCGGCCGGGTGA